Proteins encoded by one window of Lactobacillus paragasseri:
- a CDS encoding PTS sugar transporter subunit IIA: MFSLFKKKEKTNIVAPISGELIELEKVKDPVFAKKMMGDGFAIVPSVQNSTFDVYAPTDAEIVSLPSTKHAVGLRNREGQEILIHIGIDTVDLKGNGFTSYVSQDDYVHQGEKLISVDDNVLKQNKLDDTVMVILVKGYKKNLLTAYGTQVDQETNLIE; this comes from the coding sequence ATGTTTAGTTTGTTTAAGAAAAAGGAGAAGACAAATATTGTTGCTCCAATTTCTGGTGAGTTAATTGAATTAGAGAAGGTAAAAGATCCTGTTTTTGCTAAAAAAATGATGGGTGATGGTTTCGCGATTGTACCAAGTGTGCAAAATTCAACTTTTGATGTTTATGCACCAACTGATGCAGAAATTGTGTCACTGCCTTCTACTAAACATGCAGTTGGACTGAGGAATAGAGAAGGACAAGAAATTTTAATTCATATTGGGATTGATACTGTTGATTTAAAAGGAAATGGTTTTACTTCATATGTAAGTCAAGACGATTATGTTCATCAAGGAGAAAAGTTGATTTCAGTTGATGATAATGTGCTTAAGCAGAATAAACTTGATGACACCGTGATGGTAATCCTGGTTAAGGGTTATAAGAAGAACTTGCTTACGGCTTATGGCACCCAAGTAGATCAAGAGACTAACTTAATAGAGTAG